ACTGCGATAGCCGTAGAAGTGCCGGCGGTGATGGTGGAAGTACGGCCGGTAGGCATAGTACGGACGATGATGATAGCCGCCGCCATGGAACACCGGCCGCGGGCCGAATCCGCCATGGAATGCGGGGCCGCCACCGTGGAAGACAGGACGCGGGCCACCGCCGCCGAAGGCATGTCCTCCCCCATGAAACGCGGGGCTGCCGCCGCCATGGAACGCCGGGCCACCGCCTCCGCCGTGAAATCCACCACTGCCGGGATGCCCGCCACCACCGCCGCCATGGCCGCCGGGGCCTCGGACCTGAACGGTCAATACGTCCGAAGGCGTCTGCGTGGCGGAGCCGGCACCGGGACTCACCGGCGACATCGCAAGCGCAGGCCGTCCGGACGCGCCCGCCAAGACAAACAGTGTGGCCGCCGCAAGACTGAGGCGACGAGCAAGACCAGCGCGCTGGTCCTTCATCCTCATCATGGTCCCTTCTCCCTGAATGCTGTGCAACGATGGACCCATGCAGCGCCGATGCTGGTCGTCCGATCGGTGGATTGGCGCACCCCCAACATGAACGTAGAGATAGCGACGTGAATGCGGCATGAATGATGCTCGTCAGTGATGCACGGTGCACACGCATCTGCGGCGTGGCGTCGCGGCAGAGGAGATGCAAGTGAGCCTCTAAGTCGTCCTGCAACTCAGGATCACGGATGCCGACGCAACGGCTCACGTGCTGCTCGTGCGGGGACTTCGCAACTAACGACACGCAGGAAACGCAGCGCGCCTCGCGGACATGGCCTCAATGGTAGAACGGCGTGAACAGAACCAAGGGGCCCGGCGGATAGGCCGGCGTGTAGTCCGTGGGACGGTCGAGATAGTGCGGCACCTCTGCCGTCGAAACCACGAGCTTCGATCGGCGGCCCTGCCGACGCGGGCCAGCATCCGTTACGGTCTGACGCGCCTGCGTAACGGCTGGAGCTGCGGCCACAGGAGCGGTGGCGGCGGAACTTGCGAGCAGCATCGCCACCGTGACAACGCTGATCCCGAGCCAGGTTCTGTTGACTGATGGTTTCATGGCGAACCTCGTTGCCAGCCCCCCATCAACGTACAGGCCCGCAAAGCGGGCCTGTTTGATTTCGGTCATTGTCTCGGTCGGCCGGAAAGCGCGGCTTACCAGCGGCCGTGATGGCGATATCCGTAGTGATGCGGCCGCCAGTGATGACGCGGATGGTAGTAATGCCGAGGATAGTAGTGGCGCCGGGGATGCCAATGGCGGCGGCCGTGCCAATGCGCCTGCGTGGTCTCCTGCGCCGTGCCCTGCTGCACCGCGGTCGCAGCGCCCGGATTGATCAGTGACAGCGCCTGCGCGCGTTCGGCGGGGGCAGCCATCGCGAGAACGGCGCCAACCGCCGCGATGCCCAACAGCTTCATCACAGTCATGAACTTCTCCCTCGATCGCCTGACATCACGTCCGGCACCGTAACTTCCGCCTTGTCAGTTGCCTGAATGGCGGCCGCAGCAGCGCGACGCAGACCAGTCTCGAACGAGCGACGTGAATGGGACATGAAGACCTGCGCAGGAGCAGAATGCCGATATGTCGCGCATGGTTCCGCCGCAGTGCGCGACATATCGGCACTGTGTCCGGACGGTAACATCAGGCAACGTCGCGATCGCGACCGAATCACGTGCGCGCTTGCCGAGCCGATCAGTGCGCGGGACCCAGGAGTCAGCCGCGTCGCCAGACGCAACTCATATGCGGGACGATCACGGTGCCGCTCGGCCGATGCTCCGGAACATAGGTGGCATCGCATACACGAACTGCGTTCGGACCCGGGTTGAAGCGCGGCACCACGTCGGGCTGCCAATGACCCTCGTAGCGCGGATAGATCTGGATTCGTCGTTGCCGGCGCTGTGCGGAGAGATCCGTGCTCACCTCACCCTGCACGGCGCCGCGCGCGCCGGCGGGTTGCTCCGCTTGCGCTGTTGCCGAGATCGAGACCACGACCGCCGCAGCCAGCGCCGCTCCGGCCAGCACCATCGACATCTGCCTCATCTGTTCCCCAACCCCCAATTCGCGCGTCACGGTCGCCGGTTTCATCCCCTGCGTCAACCAGCTCCGCCACACATGTCATAGAACCAAGATGCAAGATGATCAAAGCCGGGCTAGAAGGCGGCAATGTGGACAGATCTGAAAGCCCCCTCGCTCGCCGACATGGAAGTCATGGCGCACGAGATGTTCGAGCGTCTGCCCGAGCATTTTCGCAGGATGTGCGAGGGCGTCATCATCCGGGTCGACGACTTTCCGACCGAGGAGGTGCTCGACGAGATGCAGTCCGAAAGCGAGTTCGACCTGCTCGGCCTGTTCCAGGGCACGGGACTGCCGTTTCGCAGCAACGACGACCTGCCGCGCCTGCCCAACATGATCTGGCTTTATCGCCGACCGATCCTCGACTACTGGGCCGAGCACGACGAGAGTCTTGGGCACATCGTCCGCCACGTCCTGATCCACGAGATCGGCCATCATTTCGGAATGTCCGACGACGACATGGAGGCGATCGAGGCGTCCGTCGACTGACGACCCGGCGAGA
This region of Bradyrhizobium sp. SZCCHNS1050 genomic DNA includes:
- a CDS encoding metallopeptidase family protein, with the protein product MWTDLKAPSLADMEVMAHEMFERLPEHFRRMCEGVIIRVDDFPTEEVLDEMQSESEFDLLGLFQGTGLPFRSNDDLPRLPNMIWLYRRPILDYWAEHDESLGHIVRHVLIHEIGHHFGMSDDDMEAIEASVD